The DNA region ggatcaaattgTCAAATATagagttgtcatcatcaaaaagggggagaatgtgaagacaggcttctcaaagtgttttgatgaagacatgcTCAACATATATGCATTGCAAAAAGAATGATTCAAGAATCAAGCTCAAGCGTTTCCTTTCAAAGCATTTCAAAGTCTTGAAGATTGTTATTGATTTGATCAAAGTATTAAGGTATTAAGTTCTCATTCTCTCATGTGTTGGATGCTTAGGTCTCTAAAAGGTTTATCTTGTAGCAGTCACATTCATTTTTAATTGCATTCTGCCATTCTGTTGTGTGGTAATCAGTTACCAGCATTAAGTAATTGATTACTAGCTTTGCGTGTTGCTGTGCAAGGCAAGTTTTACAGCAAGTACTCGATGACACCCCTTTTGGTAATCAATTACACAGTGTAGTTTTTCAAATTTTGTAACGTTGGCtcaggtgtaaccgattacaccatattgggtaatcgattacctcTGAACCAGTGGCAGAAAACAttatatttttcatgaaattGTTTTATGGAGTGTGCTCTTGAACCTTGCCATCCTTTCATATATCATAATCATTTAGAGAGGTATCTAAGGGTTATATATAACACTTTTTCTGCAGATTTTGAACACACCTCCTTTCtcacaaatattttcaaacaatctTCTTCATTTATCTTTTCAAATTTATTTCAAGTGTTCTTGATCAAAAATTTCTGGTGAAACTATTTACAGAATTTTCATAAACATTCATATAGTTTCATCCATATCATTAGAGCACTTGTTTGTCATAAAGAAGTTTGATTACTTTAAAGGAGAAGATTAATCAATAGATTGATAGATTACTTTCATTTGTCAAAAACTTGTAAAAAATTCATATTGTTGCTTTATCCTTGTTGTCCATgattgttggaaacaagaggTCATTAAAAGGGAGGATTGTTCTCttttggaaattagtgaaaaatccaagaggattgttcttggtgtgatTGTTAGTGTATTCATTGAAAGACTAGGAAAAGTCCTAAcaatagtaaaatctctttcatgttgaaaggggactagagtactctcgatctgtgaggggaaccgGGATATCTCTTCGTGTTCTTTACCTTTCCGCACTTTACCGTTCATCACTTACCataaccagaaaagaaagaacaaagttTTTCATAAACCGAAAAAAGTTTCAAAGatcctaattcacccccctcttaggcgcTACTCAACTAACAATCAGCATGTACACTTATGTCACTGTTATGCATTGAATAGATATCTTCATTACGATCGATATCCAAATCTTGTATTTAAGGGCTTCCCTTTACGTTGGGGTGTCCCTGCATGTCACCAACAATGAGATATGGTGCCCCATGATTATACAGTGGTGGTGGAAAATTCCCATGCAGACCTTGGTTATTGGCATGATAACCATTAACATGTTGATCATTAAAATTCATCCCAGCAAAATTCATAGCAACATTGGGACGAGGCTGCCCCACAAAAACATCTTTGAATATCAACTCAGGTCGTTCATTCTCAACACGAGGTTTCTCCACAAGAGCCCCCAATTCTTCCTGGTTCCGAGTGACGTTGGTAATGGCCTCCACGAACTGTGTCATCCTAGTATCCATTTGGTTCCTCATCTCTTCAATGTTAGCCTGGATTTTATCCATCTGACGTCTCTGATTGTTTCTTGTGGCATAACGGTGAATGACTGGATTTGTAATCTCTGCTAAGAAGAGCAGAGTCAATAAGAGAAGTCCGACCAGAGAACCTGTTATGAATGCAGTATGAATGTGTGAATGAATGCAATCCACGAAATTACATGTTTATGTATTTCCAGGGTCTTAAAATTTTGATTCAAGTTATATAAGCGAAAAGTAATAGAAAATATATAATGAACACTTGGATAGGCTGAACATCTACTTCATTAACAAATCAGAGTAAGCACAAATAGTTATTATAAAAGGAATAAGTAAATAATCGAAGCAAGAGTACAAACCAAAATATCCCATCAACAATCCTGATGGTGatttaattcatgaaaaacaAAAATACCAAACTAGATTTTCCAATCCACATAGGTCAGAGGTCCTCCACTCTTGAGATACTTCAGACTCCAAGCTTTGGACTCTTCAAACATCTTCTTTGTCCCATCCTGATTGCGCTTTTAGACAAGGTTTTGGATAACCACATCTTTCTGAGAAATCATACCATCTAAGTACCTACACTGATCAATCAACTTCTCACATTCATTGCATTTTGGGAGTTGGATTTGTAAAGGAGCATCATCCCTTTCTCTCAATTGAGCTTTAAGGCTTACAATCTCCCCACAACTTTCTCCAAATTAATGTGGCCCCCTTTGAGTTGAATTTCCACCCCTATCCTCTGGGTATTTTCTTCTTCGAATTGGGAATTCTTGTCCTGCAACTACTTCTCCAGTCTTTTAATCTTGTCCTTGTACTTCTTCTCCATCTTGACTTTGGTGACTTTGAGTGACTCACATTCTCGATGATTTTGCTTGATTTCTTCTTCAACCTCTTCAAGAGCTCTCTTTTGTTCTTCGATAACTGTAGAAGTATCCCCTCTAACTCTATTGATTTTAGTCTTTTTCCCGACTCTTCCATCCATGGCCAAACCATATTCTCCAAGAAATTCATCCATTTCTCTAAGTTTATGAGACAAATCCATCTTTTCTTGCCTAAAGTTGAAAACTTGCATCCTCAAATCTTCTTTTTCCTGCTTCAACTTTTTATTCAAAAGCAAAGTCTGATTGAAGTATTCTCTAGGCACAAAATCAGGGTGATCTGGTTCTTGAGGATATAATGGCTTATCTATGGGAAAAGGCAGCAAGACAGTTCAAACTCTCTCTTTGACCCAGTCTGCATAAGGAGGATAAGCAACACAATCTTTCTTGCCAAAGAATTCCTTTCCCTTAAATGAAATGTGGTTCCAAGCCTTAGCAGCCTTCTTCATTATCTCATCATCATCGTTCACATTTTAGAACAAATATTCTTGTATGCTTTTATCCTTTGGAGGTCCTTTCAAAGCATAGCCCAATTATCTTTGAGATAACACATAATTGTAGTTTATGCCTCCCCTAATGCCCATGAGTGGCACATTAGGAAATTCTCCATAACTCACAATCACCTCATACCTTTCCATTCTATCCAACCTCAAGTTGTACCACACTAGGTCATTGGAAATAAGTCCCATCAATCTCTTGGACCATTTCGAAGTTTCCTTGTTATCTACGAACGCTCCTTTACAAGGGAGATGACTTTGGAACCAATGATACAAAAGAGGAGCACAACACCATACTAAACCACCTCTCTTTTTGTGATTTCTGGAATGAATGGAATGGTAAACATCTCCCAGAAGTGTTGGTACAGGATTCCCCATCATGAAGATACGAATTACATTCATATCGACAAAATCAACCACGTTAGGAAGAAAAACAATGCCATAGATACTGCATGCCAAAAAAGTATTGAAAACCTTCCAATCTTCTTCTTTACCCAAATCATCTAGAGTGGTCAAAAGGAAGCTTAGATGAAACCCAGGGAGTCCTCCTTTTGTCTTAAGATTAGAATCCACCACAGATTTGCCCAAGTAAAGGGCCGCAGCAATATGTTCAGAATCAGGTACCTCCATAGATGCATGGAAAGGAACTTGAAGCTTGATGGGAATTCCCAGAATACAGGAATACTCTTCCAAAGTTGGCGCCAACTGGTAATCTGGGAAGGTAAAGCACCGTAAAGGAGCATCGCAGAATTGTAGCATAATGTGGAATGCACTGTGTTGATACTTGTTAAGGGGAGCTTTGAGGTAATCTACAATCTTCCTATAATCTCTTTTAAAAATTTCCAAGTTGTTAGGAGGGGATCTTTCAACCATCTCGAGAAGGGAATCCAGGTTGACTTCAGGAAACTTGTAAGAAACATGTCCACCTCTACCAGTCGTCACAAATGTTATTTATCCCAtaagagggaaaggaaacactgaATAAATCTAAAGAAGGATGAATATGATGATCTCACAACCAAAAGACGGGtaagggagtcgattacgcaaggggaaggtattagcacctctcacgtcTGTAGTACTCTACATGATCCATTCTTTTTGTTCTAATCAAAAGGGTGTGTTTATTCTAAGACTTACTACTAAAAAGGGATTGCATGGAAACATTGAATTGTAAACAAAATAAAGTTTTTTATTATTTCGCTCGCTTAGGTTTTGCAACCCAATACCTACGTATCAAAAGAATGACAACACCGTAGTTCTTCTCAAAAAATTTGGTTGGTTGGTGCTTTTTATGGGTAACCAcccttattgaaaattttcataagaaaagccaggtggaaaaagaagtttgattgtTTGAGTGTTTTGTTGAGAGAATACACCAAATGATCCTCCCAAGGCAGGAGGTATCTGAGTACTTTTTCTCTTATTGTTGAAAGTGTTCAAGTAGTATTAGAATGTTTTTTTATCTTGATTAAGAAAGGGTTTTTGTTTTAGAATGAATGCAAAAATAAATGGAAAATCTAAAGGGATTCTAAAGAGAAACCTAATGTTGGCATGCAATAGTGGTCCTAAGGTTAGGATAAACGGGAAACATTTAACTAGATTATCATGCAAAGATTGACCTAGGGTTAAGGATCAAGGGGGCTACCTAATATTGTTATGCTTGGTTAACAAACCTAAGGTCTAATTTAGTTCAATATTAACCAAGAATGAACCAAAGTAATCTTATGGGGAACATGTTATCCATACAAGGAGAACGGATAAAAGAGGGATAGTCCATATTAGTGAAAGAACAAAATtggttctacaatagaattccaagattttgatgataacaaaggatga from Lathyrus oleraceus cultivar Zhongwan6 chromosome 1, CAAS_Psat_ZW6_1.0, whole genome shotgun sequence includes:
- the LOC127100795 gene encoding uncharacterized protein LOC127100795, whose product is MVERSPPNNLEIFKRDYRKIVDYLKAPLNKYQHSAFHIMLQFCDAPLRCFTFPDYQLAPTLEEYSCILGIPIKLQVPFHASMEVPDSEHIAAALYLGKSVVDSNLKTKGGLPGFHLSFLLTTLDDLGKEEDWKVFNTFLACSIYGIVFLPNVVDFVDMNVIRIFMMGNPVPTLLGDVYHSIHSRNHKKRGGLVWCCAPLLYHWFQSHLPCKGAFVDNKETSKWSKRLMGLISNDLVWYNLRLDRMERYEVIVSYGEFPNVPLMGIRGGINYNYVLSQR